The Streptomyces pactum genome contains a region encoding:
- a CDS encoding 2-oxoacid:ferredoxin oxidoreductase subunit beta, translating to MAEALKLVPRAEGKQSMKDFKSDQEVRWCPGCGDYAILAAVQGFMPQLGLAKENIVFVSGIGCSSRFPYYMNTYGMHSIHGRAPAIATGLAASRRDLSVWVVTGDGDALSIGGNHLIHALRRNVNLKILLFNNRIYGLTKGQYSPTSEVGKITKSTPMGSLDAPFNPVSLAIGAEASFVARTVDSDRKHLTEVLRQAADHPGTALVEIYQNCNIFNDGAFEALKDRQQAEEAVIRLEHGQPIRFGTDGTKGVVRDPQTGDLKVVTVTADNEADVLVHDAHAASPTTAFALSRLADPDTLHHTPIGVLRSVDRPVYDTLMSDQLDTAIEQNGKGDLAALLAGGDTWTVVG from the coding sequence ATGGCTGAGGCACTGAAGCTGGTCCCCCGGGCCGAGGGCAAGCAGTCCATGAAGGACTTCAAGTCGGATCAGGAAGTGCGCTGGTGCCCCGGCTGCGGTGACTACGCCATCCTCGCCGCCGTGCAGGGCTTCATGCCCCAGCTCGGCCTGGCGAAGGAGAACATCGTCTTCGTCTCCGGCATCGGCTGTTCCTCCCGCTTCCCGTACTACATGAACACGTACGGGATGCACTCCATCCACGGCCGCGCCCCCGCCATCGCCACCGGCCTCGCCGCCTCCCGCCGCGACCTGTCCGTCTGGGTCGTCACCGGAGACGGTGACGCGCTCTCCATCGGCGGCAACCACCTGATCCACGCCCTGCGCCGCAACGTCAATCTCAAGATCCTGTTGTTCAACAACCGGATCTACGGCCTGACCAAGGGCCAGTACTCCCCCACCTCCGAGGTCGGGAAGATCACCAAGTCCACCCCGATGGGGTCCCTGGACGCGCCCTTCAACCCGGTCTCCCTGGCCATCGGCGCGGAGGCCTCCTTCGTCGCCCGGACCGTCGACTCGGACCGCAAGCACCTCACCGAGGTCCTGCGACAGGCCGCCGACCACCCGGGCACGGCCCTGGTCGAGATCTACCAGAACTGCAACATCTTCAACGACGGCGCCTTCGAAGCCCTCAAGGACAGACAGCAGGCCGAGGAGGCGGTGATCCGCCTCGAACACGGGCAGCCGATCCGCTTCGGCACCGACGGGACGAAGGGCGTCGTGCGGGACCCGCAGACCGGTGACCTGAAGGTCGTCACCGTCACCGCGGACAACGAGGCGGACGTCCTGGTCCACGACGCCCACGCCGCGTCCCCGACCACCGCCTTCGCCTTGTCCCGGCTCGCCGACCCGGACACCCTGCACCACACCCCGATCGGCGTCCTGCGCTCCGTCGACCGGCCCGTGTACGACACCCTCATGTCCGACCAGCTCGACACCGCCATCGAACAGAACGGCAAGGGCGACCTGGCGGCGCTGCTCGCCGGCGGCGACACCTGGACCGTGGTCGGCTAG
- a CDS encoding SDR family oxidoreductase, which translates to MSIVVTGATGHLGRHVVRQLLEKVPADQVTAVVRDRDRAADLAARGVRLAIADYNSPETFDALFAAGDRVLLISGNEFDQGRVQQHTVVIDAARKAGVALLAYTSAPSSLTAALADDHRATEEVLVGSGVPYVLLRNGWYHENYTEQLAPVLEHGAVVQAAGEGRVSSASRADYAAAAVTVLTGEGHENTAYELGGDEAWSFAEYAAELSRQTGEEIVYNPVSIEAYTGILTGAGVPGPLADVFAGVDAAIEKGELVVSTGDLSRLAGRPTTPLAEAVAAALKS; encoded by the coding sequence ATGAGCATCGTCGTCACCGGAGCAACCGGACACCTCGGCCGCCACGTCGTACGGCAGCTACTGGAGAAGGTGCCGGCGGACCAGGTCACCGCGGTCGTCCGCGACCGCGACAGGGCCGCCGACCTCGCCGCCCGCGGCGTACGGCTCGCCATCGCCGACTACAACTCCCCCGAGACCTTCGACGCCCTGTTCGCGGCCGGCGACCGGGTACTGCTGATCTCCGGCAACGAGTTCGACCAGGGCCGCGTCCAGCAGCACACGGTCGTCATCGACGCGGCCAGGAAGGCCGGCGTCGCCCTGCTCGCCTACACCAGCGCCCCCAGCAGCCTCACGGCCGCGCTCGCCGACGACCACCGCGCCACCGAGGAGGTGCTGGTCGGCTCGGGCGTGCCGTACGTGCTGCTGCGCAACGGCTGGTACCACGAGAACTACACCGAGCAGCTCGCCCCGGTCCTGGAGCACGGCGCCGTCGTGCAGGCGGCCGGCGAGGGCCGGGTCTCCTCCGCCTCCCGCGCCGACTACGCGGCCGCGGCCGTCACCGTACTGACCGGCGAGGGCCACGAGAACACGGCGTACGAGCTGGGCGGTGACGAGGCCTGGAGCTTCGCCGAGTACGCCGCCGAGCTGAGCCGGCAGACGGGCGAGGAAATCGTCTACAACCCCGTCTCCATCGAGGCCTACACCGGAATCCTCACCGGCGCCGGGGTGCCCGGGCCGCTGGCGGACGTCTTCGCCGGCGTGGACGCCGCCATCGAGAAGGGCGAGCTGGTCGTCTCCACCGGTGACCTGTCCCGGCTGGCCGGCCGGCCGACCACGCCGCTCGCCGAGGCCGTCGCCGCAGCGCTCAAGAGCTGA
- the rarD gene encoding EamA family transporter RarD, whose amino-acid sequence MAGSSRSEQRIGLLNGFAAYGMWGLVPLFWPLLKPAGAGEILAHRMVWSLAFVGVALLVVRRWAWAGELLRQPRRLALVTVAAAVITVNWGVYIWAVNSGHVVEASLGYFINPLVTIAMGVLLLKERLRPAQWAAVGTGFAAVLVLTVGYGQPPWISLCLALSFATYGLVKKKVNLGGVESLAAETAIQFLPALGYLLWLGAQGDSTFTTEGAGHAALLAATGVVTAIPMVCFGAAAIRVPLSTLGLLQYLAPVFQFLLGVLYFGEAMPPERWAGFGLVWLALTLLTWDALRTAHRTARTLRAHLDQAGAGVTPVKGGAPRESGIVASGAPAPGSVGSEQLDTAARKP is encoded by the coding sequence GTGGCCGGGTCGTCGAGGAGTGAGCAGCGAATAGGCCTGCTGAACGGCTTCGCGGCGTACGGGATGTGGGGGCTGGTCCCACTGTTCTGGCCGCTGCTCAAGCCCGCCGGGGCCGGGGAGATCCTCGCCCACCGGATGGTGTGGTCGCTCGCCTTCGTCGGCGTCGCCCTGCTCGTCGTACGGCGCTGGGCCTGGGCCGGCGAGCTGCTGCGGCAGCCGCGCAGGCTCGCCCTGGTCACCGTGGCCGCCGCGGTCATCACCGTCAACTGGGGCGTCTACATCTGGGCCGTGAACAGCGGCCATGTCGTCGAGGCCTCGCTCGGGTACTTCATCAACCCGCTGGTCACCATCGCGATGGGCGTACTGCTGCTGAAGGAACGGCTGCGGCCCGCCCAGTGGGCGGCGGTCGGGACCGGCTTCGCGGCCGTGCTCGTCCTCACCGTCGGCTACGGCCAGCCGCCGTGGATCTCCCTCTGCCTCGCCCTCTCCTTCGCCACGTACGGACTGGTGAAGAAGAAGGTCAATCTGGGCGGCGTCGAGTCGCTGGCCGCGGAGACGGCGATCCAGTTCCTGCCCGCGCTCGGCTATCTGCTGTGGCTGGGCGCACAGGGCGACTCCACCTTCACCACCGAGGGCGCGGGACACGCGGCCCTGCTCGCCGCGACCGGCGTGGTCACCGCGATCCCCATGGTCTGCTTCGGCGCGGCGGCGATCCGCGTACCGCTGTCCACGCTGGGGCTGCTGCAGTACCTGGCCCCGGTCTTCCAGTTCCTGCTCGGCGTCCTCTACTTCGGCGAGGCCATGCCGCCCGAGCGCTGGGCCGGCTTCGGGCTGGTGTGGCTGGCGCTCACCCTGCTCACCTGGGACGCCCTGCGCACCGCCCACCGAACCGCCCGGACGCTCAGGGCGCACCTGGACCAAGCGGGCGCGGGCGTGACACCGGTCAAGGGGGGCGCCCCGCGGGAGTCGGGAATCGTGGCCTCCGGAGCGCCGGCCCCCGGTTCCGTCGGGTCGGAGCAGCTCGACACGGCGGCAAGGAAGCCGTAG
- a CDS encoding CGNR zinc finger domain-containing protein has translation MESPKPSAGPPGSPGLTLLSHEGKPYRFDPGALCLELLTTGGPGAYARWEVLHEPADLAAWAGRSRLPEGLDPAVEQTDVERARALRDALFLLTADRAHGRPLRAEHLGAVNAAAAGPPLVARIEADGTRGWAPGATGARLLSTVARDAVELFTGPYADRIRECGAHDCRLLFVDTSRPGRRRWCAMEHCGNREKARAHRARRAPGTG, from the coding sequence ATGGAATCGCCGAAACCGTCCGCGGGTCCGCCCGGTTCCCCCGGGCTGACGCTGCTGTCGCACGAGGGCAAGCCGTACCGCTTCGACCCTGGTGCGCTCTGTCTCGAACTGCTGACGACGGGCGGGCCGGGCGCCTACGCGCGCTGGGAGGTGCTGCACGAGCCCGCCGACCTGGCCGCGTGGGCCGGCCGGAGCAGACTGCCGGAGGGGCTGGATCCGGCCGTCGAACAGACCGATGTGGAGCGGGCCCGGGCCCTGCGCGACGCCCTCTTCCTGCTCACCGCGGACCGTGCGCACGGACGCCCGCTCCGGGCCGAGCACCTGGGCGCCGTCAACGCGGCGGCGGCCGGGCCCCCGCTCGTCGCCCGCATCGAGGCGGACGGCACCCGCGGGTGGGCCCCGGGCGCCACGGGCGCCCGTCTGCTGTCGACGGTCGCGCGCGACGCGGTCGAGCTGTTCACCGGTCCGTACGCCGACCGCATCCGGGAGTGCGGTGCCCACGACTGCCGGCTGCTCTTCGTCGACACCTCGCGCCCGGGCCGCCGCCGCTGGTGCGCGATGGAGCACTGCGGCAACCGGGAGAAGGCGCGGGCCCACCGCGCGCGCCGGGCGCCCGGGACGGGGTGA
- a CDS encoding VOC family protein: MTSTSGPAPLHFKIVIDATAPHAQADFWAAALHYEVEDNSALIEKLLGFGAVPAELTVESHGRRAWRDLAAVRHPDDPYQEESGTGLGRRLLFQRVPEAKTGKNRLHLDLHPGEGRREEEVTRLEALGASVLRHVKEPGGEWMLMADPEGNEFCVH; encoded by the coding sequence ATGACATCGACCTCTGGACCGGCCCCCCTGCACTTCAAGATCGTCATCGACGCCACCGCCCCGCACGCGCAGGCGGACTTCTGGGCCGCCGCCCTCCATTACGAGGTGGAGGACAACAGCGCGCTCATCGAGAAGCTGCTGGGTTTCGGGGCCGTACCGGCCGAGTTGACCGTCGAGTCCCACGGCCGCCGCGCCTGGCGGGACCTGGCCGCCGTACGGCACCCCGACGACCCCTACCAGGAGGAGAGCGGCACCGGGCTGGGACGACGGCTGCTGTTCCAGCGGGTGCCGGAGGCCAAGACCGGCAAGAACCGGCTCCACCTCGACCTGCACCCGGGCGAGGGGCGGCGCGAGGAGGAGGTCACCCGGCTGGAGGCGCTGGGAGCGAGCGTCCTGCGGCACGTGAAGGAACCGGGCGGGGAGTGGATGCTGATGGCGGACCCCGAGGGGAACGAGTTCTGCGTCCACTAG